The following coding sequences lie in one Phragmites australis chromosome 8, lpPhrAust1.1, whole genome shotgun sequence genomic window:
- the LOC133926026 gene encoding F-box/kelch-repeat protein SKIP25-like, with protein sequence MAAPAAANRPYWHPAAAVAAAPNKRHRTAAAVAAPMDDDVDVAAAAQSQQQPLLPGLPDHLAQLCLSPLPPRLMHAVCRPWRRLLYSPSFPPFPSLYAVLDDADGDGVSFSAYDTVAGRWDELPPPPMPSPPPKLWHPSFLSRRLPLQSVAAAGRLVVVAGSTQSLSPALSRPVVFDPAAPTPRWQLGPRFPFAPRRWCAAGAVRGRVFLAGGVGAGYDAVDARSGAVWDPSAPSATWEPLPPLRDGRFSRDASEAVCSGGKVCMVSLRSRGAKEGAVFDLRARRWEDMPPGMLAGWKGPAAASSSDSSGETIFVVDEERGALIAYDWASDRWRTVADSERLKGAAEMAAGGGRVCVVAEGGEKVIVVDVTTKPRRGSAAPRMWEVAAPVGKRVVALQVLPRMAHTE encoded by the coding sequence ATGGCTGCACCCGCCGCGGCCAACCGCCCCTACTGgcatcccgccgccgccgtggcagCAGCGCCCAACAAGCGCCAccgcacggcggcggcggtggcggcgcccaTGGACGACGACGTCGACGTCGCTGCCGCGGCTCAGTCCCAGCAGCAGCCCCTGCTCCCTGGGTTGCCGGACCACCTGGCCCAGCTCTGCCTGTCGCCGCTCCCGCCGCGGCTCATGCACGCCGTCTGCCGCCCCTGGCGCCGCCTCCTCTACTCGCCGTCCTTCCCACCGTTCCCCTCGCTCTACGCGGTCCTCGATGATGCCGACGGCGATGGCGTCTCCTTCTCGGCCTACGACACCGTGGCAGGGCGCTGGGACGAGCTGCCCCCGCCGCCgatgccgtcgccgccgcccaaGCTCTGGCACCCATCGTTCCTCTCCCGCCGGCTGCCGCTCCAGTCCGTGGCCGCCGCGGGGcgcctcgtcgtcgtcgcggGCTCCACGCAGTCGCTCAGCCCGGCGCTGTCCCGCCCCGTCGTGTTCGACCCGGCCGCGCCCACGCCGCGGTGGCAGCTCGGCCCTCGTTTCCCTTTCGCGCCGCGCAGGTGGTGCGCGGCGGGGGCGGTGCGCGGGCGCGTGTTCCTCGCGGGAGGCGTGGGCGCCGGGTACGACGCGGTCGACGCTCGCTCCGGCGCGGTGTGGGACCCCTCGGCGCCGTCCGCGACGTGGGAGCCGCTCCCGCCGCTGCGGGACGGGCGGTTCAGCCGAGACGCCTCGGAGGCCGTCTGCTCCGGCGGGAAGGTGTGCATGGTCAGCCTCCGCAGCCGCGGCGCCAAGGAAGGCGCCGTGTTCGACCTGCGCGCCCGCCGGTGGGAGGACATGCCGCCCGGCATGCTCGCCGGGTGGAAGGGCCCCGCGgcggcgtcctcctccgacagcagcggCGAAACGATCTTCGTGGTGGACGAGGAGCGCGGAGCGCTGATCGCGTACGACTGGGCCAGCGACCGGTGGAGAACGGTTGCGGATTCAGAGCGGCTCAAGGGCGCGGCCGAGATGGCAGCCGGCGGCGGCAGGGTGTGCGTAGTAGCCGAGGGCGGCGAGAAGGTGATCGTCGTAGACGTGACAACGAAACCGCGGAGAGGATCGGCGGCGCCGCGCATGTGGGAGGTGGCGGCGCCGGTCGGGAAGCGGGTGGTGGCCCTGCAAGTGCTGCCTAGGATGGCACACACGGAGTAG